A window of the Vanessa cardui chromosome 25, ilVanCard2.1, whole genome shotgun sequence genome harbors these coding sequences:
- the LOC124540490 gene encoding serine protease snake-like — protein sequence MFIYAKSYALVITLLALRASSVGERAFNACKKYALSMLECQNILNPSYRVRVPVDLLLYPHMALIGFRKHIQDQPTWKCGGSLISEKWVLTAAHCVEDPIDGIASIIRIGTATFEFDEVEELAQEREIDEIISHPGYKPPSKYHDIALMKGKPDFVLSRNIRLACLNLNYTDNMKLTVIGFGKTVSNAQTGSETLMKVDVDIVNSKVCNRSMRYMIKRKVLAQGITENQLCAGDYENGGKDTCQGDSGGPLQVMDERVDCINTFPLHRIVGVTSFGRDCGRKMAPGVYTRVSKYIEWIENIVWPDHSETQEVNETMINETEIS from the coding sequence atgtttatttatgcaAAAAGTTACGCTTTAGTTATAACATTACTGGCGTTGAGGGCATCGTCTGTGGGGGAACGGGCTTTTAATGCTTGCAAGAAATATGCTCTATCTATGCTAGAATGCCAAAATATCCTAAATCCAAGTTACAGAGTTCGAGTACCCGTTGATTTGCTTCTGTATCCCCATATGGCTTTAATTGGGTTTAGAAAGCATATCCAAGATCAGCCGACCTGGAAATGCGGTGGATCGCTGATAAGTGAAAAGTGGGTTCTAACTGCTGCTCACTGTGTTGAAGACCCTATAGATGGAATAGCCAGTATTATAAGAATCGGAACCGCCACCTTCGAATTCGATGAAGTCGAAGAATTAGCTCAAGAAAGAGAAATCGATGAGATAATTTCTCATCCAGGATATAAACCACCATCTAAATATCATGATATTGCTTTGATGAAAGGTAAACCAGATTTTGTTCTGAGTAGAAATATACGATTGGCAtgtttaaatcttaattatacagataatatGAAACTGACTGTGATTGGTTTTGGTAAAACTGTATCCAATGCTCAGACAGGAAGTGAAACATTAATGAAGGTAGATGTTGACATCGTTAACAGTAAAGTATGTAACAGATCTATGCGATATatgataaaaagaaaagttttgGCTCAGGGCATAACTGAGAATCAACTTTGCGCGGGCGATTATGAAAATGGGGGTAAAGATACTTGCCAAGGGGATTCAGGTGGACCTTTGCAAGTGATGGATGAGAGAGTCGATTGCATCAATACTTTTCCCCTACACAGGATAGTTGGAGTCACATCGTTTGGAAGGGATTGTGGAAGAAAAATGGCACCAGGTGTATACACGAGAGTTTCGAAATATATTGAATGGATTGAAAATATTGTATGGCCCGATCATTCAGAAACGCAAGAAGTTAACGAAACTATGATAAATGAGACTGAAATTAGTTAA